In Lates calcarifer isolate ASB-BC8 linkage group LG23, TLL_Latcal_v3, whole genome shotgun sequence, a single genomic region encodes these proteins:
- the lrrc18b gene encoding leucine-rich repeat-containing protein 18 isoform X2, with the protein MAKGKKSAQSKGKTITLKVAQNCVELTLDSKRRLDLSFKEIATVPKCIQKLCEMDELDLSRNLIKKIPDFIDRFISISVLDLHSNYLEQLPVTIGRLQNLQVLNLCNNRLTSLPNELGLLKKLHTLNLGLNQLEALPSSIGALKELRNIGLSDNLFTRVPACLSRLNKLEKVNLDRNPIVTEETPSHESVMITERLYLVKESILCDDCLNKCQTERKMLEDVVSSLHPEHGPQSERHC; encoded by the exons atggCCAAAGGAAAGAAAAGCGCTCAGTCTAAAGGGAAGACGATCACCCTGAAAGTGGCTCAGAACTGCGTGGAGCTGACGCTGGACAGTAAACGGCGCCTGGACCTCAGTTTCAAGGAGATCGCCACGGTGCCAAAGTGCATCCAGAAGCTGTGTGAAATGGACGAACTGGACCTGAGCAGGAACCTGATCAAGAAGATTCCAGATTTTATCGACCGCTTCATCAGCATCAGTGTTTTGGATCTGCACAGTAACTAT ctgGAGCAGCTGCCCGTGACCATTGGCCGCCTCCAGAACCTGCAGGTTTTGAACCTGTGCAACAACCGTCTGACGAGCCTCCCCAACGAGCTTGGCCTGCTGAAGAAACTCCACACTCTGAACCTGGGTCTCAACCAGCTGGAGGCGCTCCCCTCCTCCATCGGAGCCCTGAAGGAGCTCCGCAACATCGGCCTCTCCGACAACCTATTCACCCGCGTCCCCGCCTGCCTCTCCAGGCTGAACAAACTGGAGAAGGTCAACCTGGACAGGAACCCCATCGTCACCGAGGAGACACCCAGCCACGAGTCAGTGATGATAACAGAGAGGCTTTACCTGGTCAAAGAGAGCATCCTGTGTGATGACTGCCTGAATAAGTGCCAAACTGAGAGGAAGATGCTGGAGGATGTG gtgtcatcACTTCATCCAGAACATGGTCCACaatcggagagacattgttga
- the lrrc18b gene encoding leucine-rich repeat-containing protein 18 isoform X1, which produces MAKGKKSAQSKGKTITLKVAQNCVELTLDSKRRLDLSFKEIATVPKCIQKLCEMDELDLSRNLIKKIPDFIDRFISISVLDLHSNYLEQLPVTIGRLQNLQVLNLCNNRLTSLPNELGLLKKLHTLNLGLNQLEALPSSIGALKELRNIGLSDNLFTRVPACLSRLNKLEKVNLDRNPIVTEETPSHESVMITERLYLVKESILCDDCLNKCQTERKMLEDVVRSKESKSMSQPKLVTQEDREM; this is translated from the exons atggCCAAAGGAAAGAAAAGCGCTCAGTCTAAAGGGAAGACGATCACCCTGAAAGTGGCTCAGAACTGCGTGGAGCTGACGCTGGACAGTAAACGGCGCCTGGACCTCAGTTTCAAGGAGATCGCCACGGTGCCAAAGTGCATCCAGAAGCTGTGTGAAATGGACGAACTGGACCTGAGCAGGAACCTGATCAAGAAGATTCCAGATTTTATCGACCGCTTCATCAGCATCAGTGTTTTGGATCTGCACAGTAACTAT ctgGAGCAGCTGCCCGTGACCATTGGCCGCCTCCAGAACCTGCAGGTTTTGAACCTGTGCAACAACCGTCTGACGAGCCTCCCCAACGAGCTTGGCCTGCTGAAGAAACTCCACACTCTGAACCTGGGTCTCAACCAGCTGGAGGCGCTCCCCTCCTCCATCGGAGCCCTGAAGGAGCTCCGCAACATCGGCCTCTCCGACAACCTATTCACCCGCGTCCCCGCCTGCCTCTCCAGGCTGAACAAACTGGAGAAGGTCAACCTGGACAGGAACCCCATCGTCACCGAGGAGACACCCAGCCACGAGTCAGTGATGATAACAGAGAGGCTTTACCTGGTCAAAGAGAGCATCCTGTGTGATGACTGCCTGAATAAGTGCCAAACTGAGAGGAAGATGCTGGAGGATGTGGTGAGAAGCAAAGAGTCTAAATCGATGAGCCAACCTAAGCTGGTGACCCAGGAAGACAGGGAGATGTAG